CAATTCACGCGGCATTTCCCAGACCAACCGCAATCCCGGGGTGCAGGGCTACCTGGAGATGCAGGCGCTCGACGGCCTCGTCTATGCGGGCATCGCCGGCGAGTCGGTGACGCTGCCGAACCGCCCGTTCATGGAGATGGACTTCTCCGCCGGCATCCGGCCGACCTTCGGCGCCTGGAGCTTCGATCTGGGCTATCTGTTCTACAACTATCCGAACGAGCGCGCGCTGCGCGGGCCGGACGGGACGATCTACACCGCCAACAACGCCGATTACTACGAGTTCGTCGCCAAGGCGGCCTACGCGGTGAACGACGCCCTCACCCTGGGCGCCAACGTCTACACCTCGCCGAGCTATTTCGGCACCCACGCCCCGGGCACCTACGTCTCGGGAATCATGAAGTATTCCATTCCCGCGGGCACCTTCGGCGTCCTCCCGAGCGGGCTGATGCTGTCGTCGGAGGTCGGGCACTACTTCCTCGGGACGACCAACGCCTCCTTCGGGCGCTTCAACCTGCCAAACTACACCTACGGCAACGTCGGCATCGCCTACACGGTGAAGAACGTCACCCTGGACCTGCGCTACCACGACACGACGCTGACGAAGACGCAGTGCGGCACGATCACCGCGCAGCCGCGCGGCATCGCCAACGGATCATTCCAGTCCAACTGGTGCGGCGCGGCCTTCATCGCGACCCTGTCCTTCGACGTGACGTCCAAGGATCCCGGCATCTTCGCCAAGGACGACGCGACCGGCCCGTCGGTCCCGGCCCGCACGAGCGATGCGGAGAAGCCGGCGACCCGGTAGGCACCCATCGCGAGTCGAGCCTGGCCTGGGATTGGATCGCCTGGCGTCACGTGCCGGGCGGACGCCCCGGGCCGACGATCCGGGCGATTCGCGACAGGCTGCGATCCGCTCCGCCCGTCCAGTCGGCGAAGGTGGAGGATGCCCCCCCGGGCGCCGCCCCGTCGCGCGGGTCGTCGTCGGCGTTGATGGCGCAGAAGGCGGCCCCGAGGGCCCGCGCCATCCGCCAGCCCCGCTCGGGATCTCCGGCGAAGATCCCGGCGCGGAGCGTGGGGCTCCCGAGCGCCGGGACGAGGGCGGCCTCATCGTCGAACGGCTCCAGGGTCACGACCGGCGCGAAGCTGTGCCCGCGCACGAGGGCCATGGCGTCCCGGCAATGATCGAGGACGAGCGGTCCCTCTCCCCCGAAGACCAGTTCCGCGCCCGCCGAAAGGGCGTCCCGCCGGGCCTCGTCCAGCCCGGCCGCGTGGGCCGGGGAATGCGCCGGGCCGACCTGGGTCGCGGGATCGAGGGGATCGCCGACGCGCATCGCGGCGGCGACGGCGGCGAGCGCTTCGCGCAGGGCGTCCCGCGCATCGGCATGGACATGCACGCGGGTCTGGCCCGCGAAGGTCGATCGCAGCCAGGAGCCGGTGCCGTGCAGGATGGCCGCGGCGGCCCGGTGGAGATCGGCCCCCGGCAGCACGATGGTCGCGGTCTTGGCGTCCCCGAGACCTGCGCCGAGGTCGAGATCGTCCGTCACGGCGCACCGCTCGATGATCAGATCGGGCTCCCCCCGCAGGAGGCGCGCGCTCTCGCGGTCGCCGCACAGCATCGTCAGCGCCCCGTCCGGGAGGCCCGCCCTGCCAAAGAGCGAGGCCAGCGCCGCGCTCGTCCGGGTCGCGCCCGGATCGGCGAGGTAGACCAGCGCGTTGCCGTGGGCCAGGGCGGGAGCCTGCTCGCACAGGCCGAGAAGCGCGTTGCTCCAATGTCCCGCGGCGGCGACGAGACCCAGCGGCTCCCGGACCCGGCGGCCGAGCCGATCCCGACCGAGTTCCACCAGCGTGGCCCCCGCCCCATCGGCGAGACAGGCGGCGTGGTCGAGCAGGCGGATCGCCCGCGGAAGGTCGAGGCCGGCGGTCTGCCGGACCGGGCGCCCCGTCTCGCGGGTCTCCAGGCGCGCGAGGTCCGGCCCCTCGGCCCGCAGGAGGTCGGCGCAGCGGGCCAGGATCCGGGCCCGGCCCGGGCCGCCGGTCTCGCGCCAGGCGGCGAGGCCGGTCCGGGCCTCGTGGACGGCCAGGCGGATCTCCGCCTCGCCGGCCGGCAGGAACCGGGCGATCTCCTCCCCGGTGACCGGGCTGACATGCCGGACAGCCCCCCGCGCCGCGCCGGGCGCCGCGACGCGGATCGGCCGCATCCCGTCCCTCGCATCCGGGGCGGCCGGAAGACCCGATCCGGCGAGCAGGCCGTCGATGAAGGCGTGCACCACCGCGCGGGCCGCCGCCCCGTCCGCCCCGGCCTCGCCGGGCGTCGCGTTCGTCACATGGGAGCGCAGCCAGAGGCCGTCGATCATCGCGGCGATCATCGTGGCATGGAGCGCGACGCACGCATCGGGCACCAGGCCGCGCAGGCCGTGGCGCAGGTTGGTGATCATCCGCCGCTGGTAGATCGCCTGTACGCGCTGGTAGCGCCGCGAATGGGCCATCTGGCCCCAGAAGGCGAGCCACACGGCGCTGGTGCGCCGATCGAACTCCTCGTCGGCCAGGGCGGCGTCGCAGACGGCGTAGAGCCGCTCGCGCCCGGTCCGGGACGCCGCGAGCTTGCCCGCGGTCGCCCCGGCGAGGCGCCCCGCCATGAAGCGCAAAGTCGCCTCGAGCAGCCCGTCCTTGTCGCCGAAGT
This region of Methylobacterium sp. SyP6R genomic DNA includes:
- a CDS encoding TorF family putative porin is translated as MPSRCLHLALLLTGLAPALGHAADAPVPVPVLPVVDPQAVSASFGFRAVTDYNSRGISQTNRNPGVQGYLEMQALDGLVYAGIAGESVTLPNRPFMEMDFSAGIRPTFGAWSFDLGYLFYNYPNERALRGPDGTIYTANNADYYEFVAKAAYAVNDALTLGANVYTSPSYFGTHAPGTYVSGIMKYSIPAGTFGVLPSGLMLSSEVGHYFLGTTNASFGRFNLPNYTYGNVGIAYTVKNVTLDLRYHDTTLTKTQCGTITAQPRGIANGSFQSNWCGAAFIATLSFDVTSKDPGIFAKDDATGPSVPARTSDAEKPATR
- the betI gene encoding transcriptional regulator BetI, with the protein product MTQPKPLQTSPLHASPMQTRPLQAFEAARRRHLVEATIETLAEVGFKAASLSEIARRANVSAGLFAHYFGDKDGLLEATLRFMAGRLAGATAGKLAASRTGRERLYAVCDAALADEEFDRRTSAVWLAFWGQMAHSRRYQRVQAIYQRRMITNLRHGLRGLVPDACVALHATMIAAMIDGLWLRSHVTNATPGEAGADGAAARAVVHAFIDGLLAGSGLPAAPDARDGMRPIRVAAPGAARGAVRHVSPVTGEEIARFLPAGEAEIRLAVHEARTGLAAWRETGGPGRARILARCADLLRAEGPDLARLETRETGRPVRQTAGLDLPRAIRLLDHAACLADGAGATLVELGRDRLGRRVREPLGLVAAAGHWSNALLGLCEQAPALAHGNALVYLADPGATRTSAALASLFGRAGLPDGALTMLCGDRESARLLRGEPDLIIERCAVTDDLDLGAGLGDAKTATIVLPGADLHRAAAAILHGTGSWLRSTFAGQTRVHVHADARDALREALAAVAAAMRVGDPLDPATQVGPAHSPAHAAGLDEARRDALSAGAELVFGGEGPLVLDHCRDAMALVRGHSFAPVVTLEPFDDEAALVPALGSPTLRAGIFAGDPERGWRMARALGAAFCAINADDDPRDGAAPGGASSTFADWTGGADRSLSRIARIVGPGRPPGT